The following are encoded in a window of Arvicanthis niloticus isolate mArvNil1 chromosome 1, mArvNil1.pat.X, whole genome shotgun sequence genomic DNA:
- the LOC117720090 gene encoding vomeronasal type-1 receptor 4-like, whose translation MDNRTEPEDNKPKDLIMTAGPSKALSISAHDNSLKTTEEVTLQILLLCQFGVGTVANVFLFLHNVSPVFTGSQQRPTQVILSHMAVANALILFLTIFPNKIMTFAQRYHPTDLKCKLEFFTRLVVRSTNLCSTCVLSIHQFITVVPVNRGKLLLGGFVPNLASYSCYSCWFFSVLNNIYIPINVTGPQITDNNSNSKNKLFCSTSGFSVGIVFLRFVHDATFMSIMVWTSVSMVFLLHRHHQRMQHILTPNQVRRGQAETRATHTILMLVVTFVGFYLLNFICIIFHNFFIGSRLFVRHVTEVLIAGFPTISPLLLIFRDPKNPCSVLLRC comes from the coding sequence ATGGACAATAGAACAGAACCCGAGGACAACAAACCCAAGGACCTAATCATGACTGCAGGGCCAAGTAAAGCCCTCTCCATATCTGCTCATGATAACTCCCTGAAAACCACTGAGGAAGTGACTCTTCAGATCCTCTTGCTTTGCCAGTTTGGAGTTGGGACTGTAGCcaatgtctttctgtttctccataaTGTATCTCCAGTCTTCACTGGTTCTCAACAGAGGCCCACACAGGTGATTTTAAGCCACATGGCTGTGGCCAATGCCCTGATTCTCTTCCTCACTATATTTCCAAACAAAATTATGACTTTTGCTCAAAGATATCATCCAACTGACCTCAAATGTAAATTGGAATTCTTCACTCGTCTGGTTGTAAGAAGCACAAACTTGTGTTCCACCTGTGTCCTGAGTATCCATCAGTTTATCACTGTTGTTCCTGTTAATAGAGGTAAACTTCTACTCGGAGGATTTGTCCCAAATTTGGCAAGTTATTCTTGTTATAGCTGTtggttcttcagtgtcttaaataACATCTACATTCCAATTAATGTCACTGGGCCACAGATTACAGATAATAACTCTAACTCTAAAAACAAGTTGTTCTGTTCCACTTCTGGATTCAGTGTAGGCATTGTCTTCTTGAGGTTTGTCCATGATGCCACATTCATGAGCATCATGGTCTGGACTAGTGTCTCCATGGTGTTTCTCCTCCACAGACATCACCAGCGAATGCAGCATATCCTCACTCCCAATCAAGTCCGCAGAGGCCAAGCTGAGACCAGAGCAACCCATACTATCCTGATGCTGGTGGTCACTTTTGTTGGCTTTTATCTTCTAAATTTCATTTGTATCATCTTTCACAACTTTTTTATAGGCTCTCGTCTCTTTGTAAGGCATGTCACTGAAGTTTTGATTGCAGGCTTCCCCACAATTTCTCCCTTACTGTTGATCTTCAGAGATCCTAAGAATCCTTGTTCTGTGCTTCTCAGGTGTTGA